The following coding sequences are from one Archocentrus centrarchus isolate MPI-CPG fArcCen1 chromosome 4, fArcCen1, whole genome shotgun sequence window:
- the cpeb2 gene encoding cytoplasmic polyadenylation element-binding protein 2 isoform X2, which yields MQDEPVGVTTTQLPPSTKEKHRSSTVSKPGKQPNQTDSHDDGQPSSFTPDYNHLGQKIAFPDHFCPTQSICDLQHSRKIHQQLGQHIEFSPKESTPPQGHFSHLPQRQPFSKPEPSAADPCGSPVEEAEADAASPSPTSVNLNKIQMDSPIAHHLNNGNGSSSTGNMLSGGLGAAFPNLPTQEMQSTSAGSSSPSLPGFGTPWSVQTSSSPPPAPNSINPIHANPINQMPNADSDNSFYPGIPSSINPAFFQSFSPVSANPCAGINVQGFSGPFSPQINVPQQPQSRRSPVSPQMHPQQGAFLQQRNNYNQHQPMVKPSPWGSHQGNGWGSGGMSWGRDHRRGSGMGVPGSVSHVSPLKKPFSSNVIAPPKFPRSGGSLGPKSWIEENMFRTDSNSNTLLPLQDRSRMYDSLNMHSLESSLIDIMRAEQDPMKARSYGRRRGRSSLFPIDDNLLDDGHGNQGVPGVLGSPNCYPHQNGERIERFSRKVFVGGLPPDIDEDEITSSFRRFGHLVVDWPHKAESKSYFPPKGYAFLLFQEESSVQALIEACMEEDGKLYLCVSSPTIKDKPVQIRPWNLSDSDFVMDGSQPLDPRKTIFVGGVPRPLRAIELAMIMDRLYGGVCYAGIDTDPELKYPKGAGRVAFSNQQSYIAAISARFVQLQHGDIDKRVEVKPYVLDDQLCDECQGARCGGKFAPFFCANVTCLQYYCEFCWANIHSRAGREFHKPLVKEGADRPRQIHFRWN from the exons ATGCAGGATGAGCCTGTGGGGGTGACAACTACACAGTTACCCCCGTCAACCAAGGAAAAGCACCGCAGCAGCACGGTCAGCAAACCCGGAAAGCAGCCGAACCAAACCGACAGCCACGACGACGGCCAGCCGAGCTCGTTCACGCCGGATTATAACCACCTAGGGCAGAAGATAGCTTTCCCCGATCATTTCTGCCCAACGCAGTCTATCTGTGACCTTCAGCACAGCCGAAAAATACATCAGCAGTTAGGTCAGCACATTGAGTTCAGCCCCAAAGAATCGACCCCACCCCAGGGACATTTCAGTCACCTGCCGCAGAGGCAGCCCTTCTCCAAGCCCGAACCCAGCGCCGCTGACCCCTGCGGCTCTCCAGTGGAAGAGGCTGAAGCCGATGCCGCGTCGCCATCGCCCACTTCCGTAAACCTTAACAAGATCCAAATGGACTCCCCTATCGCCCACCATTTAAATAACGgcaatggcagcagcagcaccggCAACATGTTGTCCGGAGGTCTCGGCGCCGCTTTCCCGAACCTCCCCACCCAGGAGATGCAGAGCACCAGTGCGGGCTCGTCTTCACCTTCCCTCCCTGGGTTCGGCACCCCTTGGTCCGTTCAGACCAGCTCCTCTCCCCCGCCCGCACCCAACTCCATCAATCCCATCCACGCGAACCCCATTAACCAGATGCCCAACGCGGACTCTGACAACAGCTTCTACCCAGGTATCCCCTCCTCTATCAACCCGGCCTTCTTCCAGAGTTTTTCGCCGGTGTCAGCTAATCCGTGCGCCGGGATTAACGTGCAGGGCTTTAGCGGTCCTTTCTCACCCCAGATAAACGTCCCTCAGCAGCCGCAAAGTCGCAGGTCCCCGGTCAGCCCCCAGATGCACCCCCAGCAGGGCGCCTTCCTACAGCAGCGGAACAACTACAACCAACATCAG CCCATGGTGAAGCCATCTCCCTGGGGCAGTCACCAAGGAAATGGCTGGGGCTCCGGGGGGATGTCCTGGGGCCGGGACCACCGCAGAGGGAGTGGCATGGGCGTACCTGGCTCAGTCAGTCATGTCTCACCCCTGAAGAAGCCCTTCTCGAGCAACGTCATCGCTCCTCCCAAGTTCCCACGCTCTGGCGGATCGCTGGGGCCTAAGTCCTGGATAGAGGAGAACATGTTTCGCACAGACAGCAACAGCAACACCTTGTTGCCCCTGCAG gaTCGCTCCAGAATGTACGACAGTCTGAACATGCACTCCCTGGAGAGCTCTCTGATTGACATCATGCGAGCCGAGCAGGATCCAATGAAAG CCAGGAGCTATGGGAGGCGTCGAG GTCGCTCCTCTCTCTTCCCTATTGATGACAATCTCCTTGATGACGGCCATGGCAACCAGGGTGTCCCAGGAGTCCTTGGCTCTCCCAACTGTTACCCTCACCAAAACGGGGAACGCATCGAGCGCTTCTCTCGTAAGGTGTTTGTGGGAGGTTTACCTCCTGACATAGACGaag ATGAAATAACCTCGAGCTTCCGCCGCTTCGGTCACCTCGTGGTGGACTGGCCACACAAAGCAGAGAGTAAATCCTACTTTCCGCCTAAAG GATATGCGTTCCTGCTGTTCCAGGAAGAGAGCTCAGTGCAGGCTCTGATTGAAGCCTGTATGGAGGAGGATGGGAAGCTTTACCTGTGTGTCTCCAGCCCCACCATCAAAGACAAGCCT GTGCAAATTCGTCCTTGGAACCTGAGTGACAGCGATTTTGTGATGGATGGATCTCAGCCCCTCGATCCCCGCAAGACCATCTTTGTGGGTGGTGTCCCTCGTCCCCTGAGAGCAA TTGAGCTGGCCATGATTATGGATCGTCTCTATGGTGGAGTGTGCTACGCAGGAATTGACACAGATCCAGAGCTCAAGTACCCAAAGGGGGCAGGACGAGTGGCTTTCTCAAACCAACAGAGTTACATCGCTGCCATCAGCGCAAGATTCGTCCAGCTGCAGCATGGTGACATTGATAAGAGG GTGGAAGTGAAGCCCTACGTCCTGGATGATCAGCTGTGCGATGAGTGCCAGGGTGCTCGCTGCGGAGGAAAATTTGCTCCTTTTTTCTGCGCCAACGTCACCTGTCTTCAGTACTACTGCGAGTTCTGCTGGGCTAACATCCACTCGCGTGCCGGGCGAGAGTTTCACAAGCCTCTGGTCAAAGAAGGCGCCGACCGCCCTCGCCAGATTCACTTCCGCTGGAATTAG
- the cpeb2 gene encoding cytoplasmic polyadenylation element-binding protein 2 isoform X3 produces MSWGRDHRRGSGMGVPGSVSHVSPLKKPFSSNVIAPPKFPRSGGSLGPKSWIEENMFRTDSNSNTLLPLQDRSRMYDSLNMHSLESSLIDIMRAEQDPMKGRVGCPNPGADGLLMLNARSYGRRRGRSSLFPIDDNLLDDGHGNQGVPGVLGSPNCYPHQNGERIERFSRKVFVGGLPPDIDEDEITSSFRRFGHLVVDWPHKAESKSYFPPKGYAFLLFQEESSVQALIEACMEEDGKLYLCVSSPTIKDKPVQIRPWNLSDSDFVMDGSQPLDPRKTIFVGGVPRPLRAIELAMIMDRLYGGVCYAGIDTDPELKYPKGAGRVAFSNQQSYIAAISARFVQLQHGDIDKRVEVKPYVLDDQLCDECQGARCGGKFAPFFCANVTCLQYYCEFCWANIHSRAGREFHKPLVKEGADRPRQIHFRWN; encoded by the exons ATGTCCTGGGGCCGGGACCACCGCAGAGGGAGTGGCATGGGCGTACCTGGCTCAGTCAGTCATGTCTCACCCCTGAAGAAGCCCTTCTCGAGCAACGTCATCGCTCCTCCCAAGTTCCCACGCTCTGGCGGATCGCTGGGGCCTAAGTCCTGGATAGAGGAGAACATGTTTCGCACAGACAGCAACAGCAACACCTTGTTGCCCCTGCAG gaTCGCTCCAGAATGTACGACAGTCTGAACATGCACTCCCTGGAGAGCTCTCTGATTGACATCATGCGAGCCGAGCAGGATCCAATGAAAG GCCGTGTGGGATGCCCTAACCCTGGGGCTGACGGCCTACTCATGCTCAATG CCAGGAGCTATGGGAGGCGTCGAG GTCGCTCCTCTCTCTTCCCTATTGATGACAATCTCCTTGATGACGGCCATGGCAACCAGGGTGTCCCAGGAGTCCTTGGCTCTCCCAACTGTTACCCTCACCAAAACGGGGAACGCATCGAGCGCTTCTCTCGTAAGGTGTTTGTGGGAGGTTTACCTCCTGACATAGACGaag ATGAAATAACCTCGAGCTTCCGCCGCTTCGGTCACCTCGTGGTGGACTGGCCACACAAAGCAGAGAGTAAATCCTACTTTCCGCCTAAAG GATATGCGTTCCTGCTGTTCCAGGAAGAGAGCTCAGTGCAGGCTCTGATTGAAGCCTGTATGGAGGAGGATGGGAAGCTTTACCTGTGTGTCTCCAGCCCCACCATCAAAGACAAGCCT GTGCAAATTCGTCCTTGGAACCTGAGTGACAGCGATTTTGTGATGGATGGATCTCAGCCCCTCGATCCCCGCAAGACCATCTTTGTGGGTGGTGTCCCTCGTCCCCTGAGAGCAA TTGAGCTGGCCATGATTATGGATCGTCTCTATGGTGGAGTGTGCTACGCAGGAATTGACACAGATCCAGAGCTCAAGTACCCAAAGGGGGCAGGACGAGTGGCTTTCTCAAACCAACAGAGTTACATCGCTGCCATCAGCGCAAGATTCGTCCAGCTGCAGCATGGTGACATTGATAAGAGG GTGGAAGTGAAGCCCTACGTCCTGGATGATCAGCTGTGCGATGAGTGCCAGGGTGCTCGCTGCGGAGGAAAATTTGCTCCTTTTTTCTGCGCCAACGTCACCTGTCTTCAGTACTACTGCGAGTTCTGCTGGGCTAACATCCACTCGCGTGCCGGGCGAGAGTTTCACAAGCCTCTGGTCAAAGAAGGCGCCGACCGCCCTCGCCAGATTCACTTCCGCTGGAATTAG
- the c1qtnf7 gene encoding complement C1q tumor necrosis factor-related protein 7 gives MNSCQVLGLKMWALMGVVCLCHCVSGQLFDTKLKAPRLICSVPGSPGLPGKPGPSGPPGADGNVGIPGRDGRDGRKGEKGEKGDTGVKGRVGPTGKLGERGDRGPPGKRGPVGENGDVGLPGPPGPDGTKGDKGGRGPRGTAGICKCGSLLPKSAFSVGITSSYPVEKIPIKFNKILFNEGGHYNPQTGKFICAYPGIYYFSYDITLANKHLAISLVQNGQYRIKTFDANTGNHDVASGSTVMYLNPEDEVWMEIFYHDQNGLFADASWADSLFSGFLIYADSNYFDTLAEDYA, from the exons ATGAACAGCTGCCAAGTGTTGG GTTTGAAGATGTGGGCCTTGATGGGAGTTGTCTGTCTGTGCCACTGTGTCTCCGGACAGCTGTTTGACACCAAGCTCAAAGCGCCACGACTGATCTGCAGTGTCCCTGGGTCACCTGGACTGCCTGGCAAACCGGGTCCCAGCGGGCCCCCGGGAGCAGATGGGAATGTGGGTATCCCAGGAAGAGATGGCAGAGATGGCAGGAAGGgtgaaaagggagaaaagggagACACAG GAGTGAAGGGCAGGGTGGGCCCGACAGGTAAGCTTGGAGAACGAGGTGACCGTGGCCCTCCAGGCAAACGAGGCCCTGTAGGAGAGAACGGAGACGTGGGCCTGCCTGGTCCCCCAGGACCCGACGGAACGAAAGGGGACAAGGGCGGGCGAGGACCGCGGGGAACCGCAGGGATCTGCAAATGTGGCAGCCTGCTGCCTAAATCTGCCTTCTCTGTGGGAATCACCAGCAGCTACCCTGTAGAGAAGATCCCTATCAAGTTCAACAAGATCCTCTTCAATGAAGGCGGACACTACAACCCACAGACGGGCAAGTTCATCTGCGCTTACCCAggcatttattatttctcttATGACATTACACTGGCCAACAAACACCTGGCCATCAGTCTGGTGCAGAATGGTCAGTATCGCATCAAAACCTTTGATGCCAACACAGGAAACCATGACGTGGCATCTGGGTCCACTGTCATGTACCTGAACCCAGAAGATGAGGTGTGGATGGAAATCTTCTACCACGACCAGAACGGTTTATTTGCAGATGCTAGCTGGGCGGACAGCCTCTTCTCTGGCTTCCTCATCTATGCGGACAGCAACTACTTTGACACACTGGCAGAGGACTACGCATAG
- the cpeb2 gene encoding cytoplasmic polyadenylation element-binding protein 2 isoform X1: MQDEPVGVTTTQLPPSTKEKHRSSTVSKPGKQPNQTDSHDDGQPSSFTPDYNHLGQKIAFPDHFCPTQSICDLQHSRKIHQQLGQHIEFSPKESTPPQGHFSHLPQRQPFSKPEPSAADPCGSPVEEAEADAASPSPTSVNLNKIQMDSPIAHHLNNGNGSSSTGNMLSGGLGAAFPNLPTQEMQSTSAGSSSPSLPGFGTPWSVQTSSSPPPAPNSINPIHANPINQMPNADSDNSFYPGIPSSINPAFFQSFSPVSANPCAGINVQGFSGPFSPQINVPQQPQSRRSPVSPQMHPQQGAFLQQRNNYNQHQPMVKPSPWGSHQGNGWGSGGMSWGRDHRRGSGMGVPGSVSHVSPLKKPFSSNVIAPPKFPRSGGSLGPKSWIEENMFRTDSNSNTLLPLQDRSRMYDSLNMHSLESSLIDIMRAEQDPMKGRVGCPNPGADGLLMLNARSYGRRRGRSSLFPIDDNLLDDGHGNQGVPGVLGSPNCYPHQNGERIERFSRKVFVGGLPPDIDEDEITSSFRRFGHLVVDWPHKAESKSYFPPKGYAFLLFQEESSVQALIEACMEEDGKLYLCVSSPTIKDKPVQIRPWNLSDSDFVMDGSQPLDPRKTIFVGGVPRPLRAIELAMIMDRLYGGVCYAGIDTDPELKYPKGAGRVAFSNQQSYIAAISARFVQLQHGDIDKRVEVKPYVLDDQLCDECQGARCGGKFAPFFCANVTCLQYYCEFCWANIHSRAGREFHKPLVKEGADRPRQIHFRWN; this comes from the exons ATGCAGGATGAGCCTGTGGGGGTGACAACTACACAGTTACCCCCGTCAACCAAGGAAAAGCACCGCAGCAGCACGGTCAGCAAACCCGGAAAGCAGCCGAACCAAACCGACAGCCACGACGACGGCCAGCCGAGCTCGTTCACGCCGGATTATAACCACCTAGGGCAGAAGATAGCTTTCCCCGATCATTTCTGCCCAACGCAGTCTATCTGTGACCTTCAGCACAGCCGAAAAATACATCAGCAGTTAGGTCAGCACATTGAGTTCAGCCCCAAAGAATCGACCCCACCCCAGGGACATTTCAGTCACCTGCCGCAGAGGCAGCCCTTCTCCAAGCCCGAACCCAGCGCCGCTGACCCCTGCGGCTCTCCAGTGGAAGAGGCTGAAGCCGATGCCGCGTCGCCATCGCCCACTTCCGTAAACCTTAACAAGATCCAAATGGACTCCCCTATCGCCCACCATTTAAATAACGgcaatggcagcagcagcaccggCAACATGTTGTCCGGAGGTCTCGGCGCCGCTTTCCCGAACCTCCCCACCCAGGAGATGCAGAGCACCAGTGCGGGCTCGTCTTCACCTTCCCTCCCTGGGTTCGGCACCCCTTGGTCCGTTCAGACCAGCTCCTCTCCCCCGCCCGCACCCAACTCCATCAATCCCATCCACGCGAACCCCATTAACCAGATGCCCAACGCGGACTCTGACAACAGCTTCTACCCAGGTATCCCCTCCTCTATCAACCCGGCCTTCTTCCAGAGTTTTTCGCCGGTGTCAGCTAATCCGTGCGCCGGGATTAACGTGCAGGGCTTTAGCGGTCCTTTCTCACCCCAGATAAACGTCCCTCAGCAGCCGCAAAGTCGCAGGTCCCCGGTCAGCCCCCAGATGCACCCCCAGCAGGGCGCCTTCCTACAGCAGCGGAACAACTACAACCAACATCAG CCCATGGTGAAGCCATCTCCCTGGGGCAGTCACCAAGGAAATGGCTGGGGCTCCGGGGGGATGTCCTGGGGCCGGGACCACCGCAGAGGGAGTGGCATGGGCGTACCTGGCTCAGTCAGTCATGTCTCACCCCTGAAGAAGCCCTTCTCGAGCAACGTCATCGCTCCTCCCAAGTTCCCACGCTCTGGCGGATCGCTGGGGCCTAAGTCCTGGATAGAGGAGAACATGTTTCGCACAGACAGCAACAGCAACACCTTGTTGCCCCTGCAG gaTCGCTCCAGAATGTACGACAGTCTGAACATGCACTCCCTGGAGAGCTCTCTGATTGACATCATGCGAGCCGAGCAGGATCCAATGAAAG GCCGTGTGGGATGCCCTAACCCTGGGGCTGACGGCCTACTCATGCTCAATG CCAGGAGCTATGGGAGGCGTCGAG GTCGCTCCTCTCTCTTCCCTATTGATGACAATCTCCTTGATGACGGCCATGGCAACCAGGGTGTCCCAGGAGTCCTTGGCTCTCCCAACTGTTACCCTCACCAAAACGGGGAACGCATCGAGCGCTTCTCTCGTAAGGTGTTTGTGGGAGGTTTACCTCCTGACATAGACGaag ATGAAATAACCTCGAGCTTCCGCCGCTTCGGTCACCTCGTGGTGGACTGGCCACACAAAGCAGAGAGTAAATCCTACTTTCCGCCTAAAG GATATGCGTTCCTGCTGTTCCAGGAAGAGAGCTCAGTGCAGGCTCTGATTGAAGCCTGTATGGAGGAGGATGGGAAGCTTTACCTGTGTGTCTCCAGCCCCACCATCAAAGACAAGCCT GTGCAAATTCGTCCTTGGAACCTGAGTGACAGCGATTTTGTGATGGATGGATCTCAGCCCCTCGATCCCCGCAAGACCATCTTTGTGGGTGGTGTCCCTCGTCCCCTGAGAGCAA TTGAGCTGGCCATGATTATGGATCGTCTCTATGGTGGAGTGTGCTACGCAGGAATTGACACAGATCCAGAGCTCAAGTACCCAAAGGGGGCAGGACGAGTGGCTTTCTCAAACCAACAGAGTTACATCGCTGCCATCAGCGCAAGATTCGTCCAGCTGCAGCATGGTGACATTGATAAGAGG GTGGAAGTGAAGCCCTACGTCCTGGATGATCAGCTGTGCGATGAGTGCCAGGGTGCTCGCTGCGGAGGAAAATTTGCTCCTTTTTTCTGCGCCAACGTCACCTGTCTTCAGTACTACTGCGAGTTCTGCTGGGCTAACATCCACTCGCGTGCCGGGCGAGAGTTTCACAAGCCTCTGGTCAAAGAAGGCGCCGACCGCCCTCGCCAGATTCACTTCCGCTGGAATTAG